Sequence from the uncultured Draconibacterium sp. genome:
GGCGGTCGTAGTTCGTATACCGACTGGTTGTTAAAAGAAATTCCAAATCTCGACTTAAACGAGGGTGTTACGCATTTTTACGATGTGTCAGGGAAACTTACTTATAAGTTCAATCAACACAACAAATTAAGTGTAATGGCTTATACCAGTTTCGATGAGTTTAGTACAAGTTCACAATCGATAACCGAATATGGGAATCTGCTTGGTAATCTAAAACTCAATAATCGGTTTGGCGAAAAATTTTACGGCGAACTGGATGCAGCGTACAGCCGTTACGATTACCGCCTTACCGACCTGGCCGATGATAACCTTATGAAGCGTATTATCTCGATAATCAGTTGCAGTACAGTTCTGTTGGGTATAACTTTAAATGGCATCCCGATGAGCGGCATAATTCCGAAGCCGGTTTTAAAGCGGTTTACAACGAAATCAGTCCCGGAGAAATTATTCCCCAACACGATACTACAGTAATTGTCGGACGCAAATTGGCGATGGAGAAAACACTGGATTGGTCGGTGTATGTAAGCGACGAATTCCAGATTTTGCCTAACTTTTCGATAGTGGCCGGTTTACGTTACAATCATTTCAGTAATATTGGTACTCCGCTTGTTTATTTATACGCTGAGGATCAGCCCAAAGATCCGGGAACGGTGGTCGACTCGCTGCAGTTTGGTAAGAACGAGGCTTCGGCAACTTACGGTGGAATTGAGCCAAGACTGGCATTGAACTATGATCTTGATATGAATACCTCGCTGAAGTTCAGTTATCAGCGTACACGACAAAATATTTTTCAACTCAGTAATAATGCCGTAATCTCGCCGGCCGAAACATGGAAAGCTGCCGATTACCATTTAAAACCACTGATTTCCGATCAGGTGGCAGTTGGTGTTGAAAATAACTCTTTGTTATCGAATGTTGATCTTTCAGCCGAAGTGTACTACAAATATCTGCAAAATCTGATTGAGTATAAAAATGGTGCTCAGCTGATTATGAACGATCATGTTGAAACAGCACTTGTGCCTACAAAAGGTTATTCGTACGGAATAGAATTGAGTGCGCGCAAAAATTTTGGCCGTTTAACGGGTTATGCCAGCTACGTGTATTCACGAACAATGCGGAAAAATACCAGCGATTTTGACGAAGAAAATTTGTGGGACGGCGATTATTATCCGTCGATTTACGATAAACCACACGATTTTTCCTTAACAGCAACTTATAATATTAGTCGAAGGTGGCGTTTCTCGGGTAACTTTGTTATGGTTTCTGGAAGACCAACCACCTTACCCGAAATTAAATACAAATTTGCCGGCGAAGACCTGGTTTATTATTCCGATAGAAATAAATACCGCATGCCATCGTATCATCGTTTGGATTTGTCGATCACTTTCGATCAAAACCTACGTAAAAAACGTATGTGGAAAGGTAGTTGGACCTTATCGGTATACAATGTTTACGGCCGCAATAATCCGTATTCGGTGTATTACAAAAAATCGGTGCCGGGCGAAAGCAATAATTACACACGATACTCACTGTTCAAACTGTCGGTAATTGGTATTCCGGTTCCTTCGCTAACGTATAATTTTAGGTTTTAATGAAGCGTATTATAACATATAGTTTTCTACTGTGTATTCTGCTGGCAGGCTGCGAGGATGTTTACCGGCCTGATATTGATGTGGTGGACAATGTTTTGGTGGCTGATGCACGTATAGCTGCCGATCAACCGGTTAATTACATTCATTTGTATGAATCGGTGGCGTACTACGATAATGTGGGCACGGGGCCTGCAGTTACAAATGCCAACGTTCGGCTAGTTGATAATAACGGTAGTGAACTGGAACTGCCTCATTATTCCGGAGGTCGATACAGGTTAAATAAAATTCTTGACCCGAATTTGCAGTATAAATTAAAAATTGAATACCTGGGAGAAGAATATGAATCGAGCTTTGAGGAAGTGCCCCAAAAACCATCGATTGATAGTGTTTATGGTTTTGAAGAAGTAGAAATTAGACAGGAAAGCGGTGATAACGATGTTGACAACGTAGATAGATTCGAAGGTGTTCGTTTGTATGCTGATATAACGCCCAATAACGAAAATCCTTATTGCCGGTTTACAACCCGCTTTGTTTTGCAGTATAATTATATCGTTGAAGTTCCCGGACCTTTTGGCAGCACGATGCCCGAAACGATGTATGGTTGGAAATCCTCCTATCCGCAGGGGACATTTAACATTGCTTCGCCACCGGAATATTCGGCTACAAAAGAAATTAAAAAGCACCCCTTATACTTTTTAAAAAACAGAGTGAAAT
This genomic interval carries:
- a CDS encoding DUF4249 domain-containing protein; this translates as MKRIITYSFLLCILLAGCEDVYRPDIDVVDNVLVADARIAADQPVNYIHLYESVAYYDNVGTGPAVTNANVRLVDNNGSELELPHYSGGRYRLNKILDPNLQYKLKIEYLGEEYESSFEEVPQKPSIDSVYGFEEVEIRQESGDNDVDNVDRFEGVRLYADITPNNENPYCRFTTRFVLQYNYIVEVPGPFGSTMPETMYGWKSSYPQGTFNIASPPEYSATKEIKKHPLYFLKNRVKYKDDHIFSGWIVILYQHGITKSAYNYYDDLNKQLDSEGKIFDPLYVQARSNIKCITDSKQKILGNFEISANTETRYFLRYISETSGFILREIEERYDIPLSGEQMSIAPDFWQYP
- a CDS encoding TonB-dependent receptor; amino-acid sequence: MEKTLDWSVYVSDEFQILPNFSIVAGLRYNHFSNIGTPLVYLYAEDQPKDPGTVVDSLQFGKNEASATYGGIEPRLALNYDLDMNTSLKFSYQRTRQNIFQLSNNAVISPAETWKAADYHLKPLISDQVAVGVENNSLLSNVDLSAEVYYKYLQNLIEYKNGAQLIMNDHVETALVPTKGYSYGIELSARKNFGRLTGYASYVYSRTMRKNTSDFDEENLWDGDYYPSIYDKPHDFSLTATYNISRRWRFSGNFVMVSGRPTTLPEIKYKFAGEDLVYYSDRNKYRMPSYHRLDLSITFDQNLRKKRMWKGSWTLSVYNVYGRNNPYSVYYKKSVPGESNNYTRYSLFKLSVIGIPVPSLTYNFRF